In Lineus longissimus chromosome 5, tnLinLong1.2, whole genome shotgun sequence, the genomic stretch acatgtattttcgatTTACTCAGTATCACTCTTTTCTTCTTTATTTTCCTTtgacactatacatgtacttgcttaGTAAACATTTACAACAAGTTCTTATCCCTACTGAATATCTTTAAACAAAGCACATGTATGATCCTTGGTATGATAGTGAAAAAGACTAATCATACATACTTTGTGGGAAAACCAAGGGCAGCCTTATTTGCTTGTGTGACGGTGGGTGGAGGGGTACAGCTGCGGAACCCAGCTGGTGACAGGACACGGGCATCTCGATCAGAAGCGGAGCCTCTCGATTCTGGAAGATAATAGGATAAGGCATTAGCAATTAGCATCACGCTGAACTCACCTATCTCTGCATTAAATGATTCACACCCTATGGGCAGGTCAGTTTCAAgacaattttctttcaaaactgGGCCAGGATTTGGTTTTTGGTTCTATTTCTTACTCAATTCATCATTGAAAGacatcaaatgacaacttactTTTGGGTTCAAACGATCGTGATCGGTTGTGCCTCCGTGACGATGATCCTCCACTTATCAGCATCAGCTCACGCTCAACCTCACTCAAGATGGACGAGGTCGAACTGGTATCGTCATCGAAGTGATTAGAATAACGATGCTTCCTTGATGGAGAAACATCATCGACATAGTAACTAGGAGAGGCTGAAAAAGTGGTCAGGTTTACTGAATACATGAGGTAAACAAACTTGGAAAATTTCTGATAACTTCAGTTTTGCTCATTTCAGATGTTGCTGACCCAATACTCACAGAAACTGCACCCCATTGCAAAAATGTTTGTACttcgaaattttttcatcactaagtcagttgaaaatttttcaaaattttaaaaatcagatAAAATtttgggactgcagtttttggtgatgttggttcattttgagggaaaaaaacagtgaaaaaaatttttgtacttcaaaatcaaaaaaaatttgggacagcagtttttggtgatgttggttcattttcagCAAAAAAAAAGGTTAAAACTGCAGTATGTTTATCATGCAACAGTTTACAATATCGAGTACAATGTAACAGTGATATGAGGAGGAGGCAGTGTGTGTATTAAAACATTGGTATGCTAGGTGATGTGCAGGTGCAACAGAAAATGTCTCAAGTTGAGCTGCGGAGGGGAGTTTTTAAGCATGAAATACTGAATCTTTAATCGATTGTTTCAGGTTGGATTGGATGGCAATCATATGACATGTTGGAAGGGAAGGAGGTCTTTTTTCTAGAAAGATCAAATTCAGCGGAATTGATCCAGTAACAACACATCGAAGTTACTCAAACCAATGATATTTGACAACAGAATCTGATGATGCAATTGGACCAATCCTCAGACTGGTTAGATCCACCACCTTCGAGTTACTATATGAATTGAATATACACGTAGTTAGATGTTGTTAAACTTTGCTGTTACCATGATGTATTGAATAATAAGTCACATCAATACATCGCGAAACCAGAAGGTTACAGGAGAAGGGAAGTTCAAGTCATGAGACAGTCATTTTCTAAATTAGAGAGTGCTACGTGGCATTCTCATGAGATAACACCAGATTTAGTCCTGGGATTTAGGGTTCAATTGTGGTTTCTATTTCTAAACTTAATTGTGCATAGAGTAGGACCATTCGTTTAGAACTACCGGTGTGCATTTGGGATTGTAATTTAATGACTGATAGATTAaagttgaaagttgaaaaccttttagatatgtgacccgccatgacaaaacaggtcgcatgtcgctctgagcttgacaggttgagacagactggttgttcatttcaccattgtctgccttttgtaaaatcggagcatatcaatttcttctattatgtcctggtgtcattttaggctcatcttctgtgcgacatgcgactcattttgtcgtggtgggtcacatatgtgtTTTGACAGTGCATTTGCGAAGATAAAATGCTTCCAAAGATTTCATGTTTTACAGTAGAAATAACCTGTTACATTTCCATAAGATGACAAAGAACTAAACGAATGGTCCGTTTTCTCATTATGACCACACACCTTTGTGCCTGGAATTACTCGATGGTGACGACTTAAACCCATCCGACGGCCTTGGGGACTTAGACCGCGTTCGTCGCAGATATTGATCAGACAGTTCTACTTCATTATCAGATAATTCATTGTCTATATAATCTTTTGTATGCATGCTGGATGTCAGATAGGCCGTGGAATCGCTGCGGTCGGTCAGCATGGGGTTGTACTGTTCATGTTCGTCTGTAACGCCAAGGAAATGCGAGAGGGACATATTATAAAAACAACATTATTGGGATGAAGGTTTCGCCATCATACCCAAGTAAACCTAATATACTGGTTTAATTACTTCTTACAACATTCAGGCACTGGAGACAGGAGTTTTGAAttgaagtaaagagtgtctcatgtatagtacccccaggtatatggcacggcttaacccgccggccatgagggaattcctttatggcccagtggttggcgcgttggccccagagtggaagttaagcaacgttgagtgcggtcaacctttggatcggtgaccggcgcgtacaatacatctcaTTAGCCAAATGTGGCTGCCCCATTGAGGGTTGACACTAAAACAACCAAACTTTACTTTTACATATCATTATTGTAATACTAGTGCTGGGATTTCAGTTAGTTAAAATCAATTCTACGTACACCACTTCCAATATGGTCCACTACAATCATTAGATCTACAAGGATTGCAGAGGTACCACAGAGCCGTATTAAGTATTttggtttgggggggggggggcagatgacCCAAATCTACATGAAGAACATGGTGTTATGGAGACATGGGGCACCCCCCTCCCCACTAAATATGGCCCTGTACCAGTAGATTAGCGTTCAAGGGTATGATGGTGAAAGGGAGAGAAGAAAACGATTAATCAAGCAGGATAGCTACTGCAAACAAAGTATATAACAACAACCATGCAGATGACGTGAAATGTTGGTGACATGAGCAGCAGGAAATATGACTTTAAGCAAATCTGGGGTTTTTCAGGCCGGGTATTTTTTCACATTTcaaagcaaaatcaacctcaaTAAGTAGGAAGTTGAATTCGTAAGAAATCTTTTCATCAAAATTGCACATAGTTGGATATTGAAAAAGTTCCTTTGTTATAAGGACAGACAAAGATGTTACCACAACCATTGACATATAGAAGTATATTTGGGAGATGTTTGAAGTACATATTGAACTTTTGCCATAACCATAAAAGAATAGTTCCGATTACCACGTTATTATTCAATGGTTTTATCAATACAACTCTTGCAACCTTACCATCGCAATCTTTCCGACAATACGTTTTGCCAATGCTGTGATCAGCCCGCATTGGCGGGGAGTATTTTGGCGTGATACTTTTGTGGTagtccttggttggcggtgagtATGTGTGCAAAGTGGAATAGTTTTTGGGTTCGTCTGTCGGGGACATCTGGTCTGTAGAAGGGAGAGATAGCAGACGACAGTGAAAGCGTGATGAAGTGAAACATGATGAATATATGGTAAAACATGCGAGTCTATCAATTGATTTGATAACTAAAGTAAATAAATATAATGAATAAAACTGAATCTAAACTTGGAATCTAGGCTCATATATTTAGATAAAATGAATTTCTATGACGACATTTCTTACCTGATATTTTTGAAGAAGACCTTGGTGGCGATGTGTGGCCCGAGTATCCGGGAACAAAGTCATCCAAACCGCCTCTATACCGTCCACTTGTGTCGTCATGACCACTTCTGTAGCCACCTGTGACGAGGAAAGAATGATTGAAATAGGACAGGTAATTGACAGGTGCTGTCAATTAGTCAATTAGATTCAGAAATAGGCCAATGCTAAGAAGATAAAGAGAAACTTATGAAAATATATTCAATATAGATTTCACTCACCTGAACCTGTCGTTGTATCATGAAATTTTGGTGACGGTGCACTACGGCGAAGTTTTCTAAGACTTTCATCACTCCTTTGCCGAAGATCACGCAACTCTTCCCGTAGGCGCATATTGTCTTCATTGACTTGCTGATTGCGATCACGGAGTGTGCGTACGTCTGACCTCATAGCTTGCATTTCGTCACGTCCCCTTGTGTCCGAATCGTTCAGTAGTTTGCTGTTACGTTCGTTCAGTCTCTCAACCTGGAAGGAGGACAGTGTCTAAGGATCATCACCAAGGGAGGTGTTACTGACTGGTAAATATGAATCTAACATCTAATTGCCCCTGCTGATATTAGAAATAAGTATGGCAAAGGCAGATGAAGTTGCCCCTGCTGATATTAGAAATAAGTTCGGCAAAGGCAGATGAAgttgccaatgatgatgatgatgatctccaATCTACACTTGGTGATAGTGATGATAGTTTAGCCTCACCTGTTGTCTGAGATACTGATTCTCTGCCTGGATGTCCTCAACACTAACACCGCCTAGTGTCTGGAGATTCTCATTGTCTTGTACGAGTTCGTTAATTCGCCGTTCTGCCCGATTCAGCTCTGATGATGCCGACTCACTGGCTTCTTGTAAATCTTGGACTTGACTTTGAAGATCAGCTGAAATTTTCAATAAGGGAATTAAGCTAATGGTGATGGCCTATCTTCTCAATAAGGGAATTAAGCTAATGGTGATGGCCTATCTTCTTAATAAGGGAATTAAGCTAATAGTGATGGCCTATCTTCTCAATAAGGGAATTAAGCTAATGGTGATGGCCTATCTTCTCAATAAGGGAATTAAGCTAATGGTGATGGCCTATCTTCTCGCATCTCATTTTGCAGTAGTGGCGGATTGCAGTAGCGTTGTACTGTAGAGGGAATGTGTTAAAACTGTAGTTGCGGTGGTCTTTAGGCACCCTGCAACCAAGCAATTTAAATTACTGTGACCTGGGATTATAACCGCATAAATTGGCATAACAGTACAGCAAAACATGCAGTTATATATATTTATGGTATGGTAGAGATTACAGAAGGTTTACAGTTTGGTATGGAGTCACAGCAGCTGCCAACAACAGAAATAGGCCGACTGCCAATGCCAGCATGTAACCAAATTCTTGTACCAAAACTTATGGAAAGATGCCACAAAATACAACATAATCCACAAATTCATGAAGGACTACAACCGCCAGACTACTGGATATGCTTACCTGTCAAATATGAAATTCAGACAGCAAGCTGATCAATGATTCAGTTCTCGATTAAAATTGCACACCGAGTCTTCACACACTATCCGTATAAAATACAAAATCCATACACGACATACACTGCACAGATATTTCTATTGTATTCACTCCCCTTTCGGCCATATTGTTTATGTGCAGTAACCAAGCAGTTCGAACAGTACTGACCTCATATGGCCAACAAAATAACCAAACTACCCTGGCATGTCTGTACCTGAGCTGAGAAGAATAGCTCACCAATATTGGTTTTATATGAGAACACAAACCATGTATGCTTTATACTTGGTCTATCAAGTGATCAGTTCCATAAATGTTTGCACATTTATGTGTAAAGTCTTTTGTCCAATATTAGCAGCTTAATTTCAAAGCccgaggcattttgcattcaagcgCTCGGCAAGTGCACTGGGCAATATGGTTCCATTAATGCCAGATCTTGATAGACCCAATCAACCATGAAACAGACTTTCCCTTGGAAGAAtctcattatcatgcataaaatTAACGCATAGATATAGTCACATAGTACACCATGCCAAGTTCCaccaaatatgtttttttcgTCAAATATGTTTTTGTGAGTTGTCAAAAGCTTGCCCATGACCCAAAACATGCAAACGCAGACACACCAACATGCCATCAAGTTTCCTTTCAGAACGCTCTCATTCATCCCGCACTTTCAATAAGGAGTCCCGCTGCTCAAATTGGATCCACAACGTGATACAGAACTCTCAatgaaaatgaatcaaatgaaaTTTCAGTAGCGCCAACCCTGCTGAGCTTTTCTAATGGGTGACAATGCATCACTCCTGTACATCCCAGGTGTGTTATGTCTATGCTGAGTCTATTAAGCTACTTATGTATGACAGGATTAAGTACTGTGCATTTAGAAGCAGACTGAATATTCCAAAAGCGTTTTTAGTCTTCTACTTCTGAGTGAAGAAAGTGCAGTAAAACAAGCATTATTACTTAATGAATTGAGTTAAATCTCAGTCTCACCCAGTTTTTCCTTTAGAACTTCTGGGTTGTCAGGATCGTAGCAATCGATAGACACGCTGTCCCTGTTCCTCTGACCATTCAGATTCCTCTGGTTCCTCATCTTGTACAGCTCCGTGGCCAGGTTTTCTTTCTCTGCCAGCAGTCTGTTGTAACTGTCATCGCCCTGTGAAGTAGAATTTGGAACACGGTTTAAGCATTTGTATTCTATTCTCCGATTGTGACTGAAACATTAAATCTAAGCTGTGAGTTCATTGCTGATTTAGTGAACTAGCATCGGGCAGAATTTTGATGAGACAGTAAAAATCATCGGTGATTTTACTAAGATGACAAACAAATAAGTTGACAAGCCCAAACCTCGAAACTCTAGGACCACAGGCAAAAACACCTTGACATGTTTCACTTGGTGAAGCTCCTTTGCCCTTTAGATGGCTTAAACCATCACTTGGTGAAGCTCCTTTGCCCTTTAGatggcttaaaccatcatgCTGCACAAAAAAAGAAGAACTTACGTTGTGATTGACCTCCTGACGTCTCTCCATATCCCTCAGCTGGTTATTCAACATCCTATTCTCCGACCTCAGATCCGATACATCACTGTGGAGACTCCGGATCTCAGACTCTTTATCATCGAGTGTATGTTTCTGCGATAATAGCGTTTCCTCCAACTCATGGTATCGCGAAGCCTGCAGAAAATAAACAGACACCAATGTTGATATCTTCAAATGAATTATAGTGTTTCTACTTTCCTCCAGCGATAGGGACAGTGAAGATATCAAAAGACCATTCGtcttatttttgttttttttacacttGGAATTTCATATCATTCTGTACAACACCACAATGACTGTATTACAACATTACAAAAGACAATAGTTAGGTTACTGTTCCAGAACATATTTGTTAGTCTGAAGAAAGCGAGAAAGCGAGAAATGGAGAGTCAAAGACTAGTAAAGTGTTAAAATACAAAAAGATACTGTGTTGAGACTACATTGTACGAGTATACTCGCAATGACAGGTGTACCAGACTCGGTCATTAAGAGTATTCTCATCGCAACAAGTCAATTCTTTTGCAAAAGTTTGAACGGGGATCTGACCAGGTGTTCTGATCAGGTTCCctcaatttcaagaaatttagGCCAAAGACAGACAAAATAAGACAGAAAAAGACAAcgtccaccaccaccactgaaaATACGACGGTTGTCCTACATACCCCTGAGTTATGTTCGAATGGATCATATGCTACGACAGGAGTCACAGTCCTCGATGAATTCCCTGACGACACTGGAGCAGCACGCATTGTCCGTAATGGTGACATTATACTCGGTTGTGAGGTGTGGTGCATTTCAGGCGTCAAACTTCTATGATCAATCGGCGGAAATTGCTGTGTTGCTGACAGCATGCTGTTCGTACTGCTAGGGCGATCTGAGGTCCCCCAAACTGGTAGACTCGGCCGAACAGACATCAGTGTAGTTTTCCGCGAGTTCTCAAAATAGCTATTGAGTTCTTGTTCACTTGATTTCGAATAGTTACTCAGCCTGCTGTCCGTTTTGGTATCACTGAAAT encodes the following:
- the LOC135488790 gene encoding uncharacterized protein LOC135488790 isoform X6, which translates into the protein MALVATPMIGPELIAPSMPAPRQLILPPSMPVIQDVHEEKTKTDSVVKFRWNRTYLTHSKEVLLEGDFLEGKPLPLRWNDRLELYESEQTKVPCDHHICLLRINGDLLLLDSFEVNCYTFEVNLSLREEFDVTPEPECIENIADSIQAKASSLSISSAHSNISMEDLDESRDDEMTHSAGSGSIKLSGRYKDLVQKQMRMSGNESDSSERSMSQHVNGKYEEASRYHELEETLLSQKHTLDDKESEIRSLHSDVSDLRSENRMLNNQLRDMERRQEVNHNGDDSYNRLLAEKENLATELYKMRNQRNLNGQRNRDSVSIDCYDPDNPEVLKEKLADLQSQVQDLQEASESASSELNRAERRINELVQDNENLQTLGGVSVEDIQAENQYLRQQVERLNERNSKLLNDSDTRGRDEMQAMRSDVRTLRDRNQQVNEDNMRLREELRDLRQRSDESLRKLRRSAPSPKFHDTTTGSGGYRSGHDDTSGRYRGGLDDFVPGYSGHTSPPRSSSKISDQMSPTDEPKNYSTLHTYSPPTKDYHKSITPKYSPPMRADHSIGKTYCRKDCDDEHEQYNPMLTDRSDSTAYLTSSMHTKDYIDNELSDNEVELSDQYLRRTRSKSPRPSDGFKSSPSSNSRHKASPSYYVDDVSPSRKHRYSNHFDDDTSSTSSILSEVERELMLISGGSSSRRHNRSRSFEPKKSRGSASDRDARVLSPAGFRSCTPPPTVTQANKAALGFPTKKSILSTTGKRPFAPRSPGDIPIGAVVKFSRQNGKISKGLVRYIGHLPGRHDTYLGLELENEAGKHDGMYNNERYFTCKPNKGVFVVFNKIVMCWA
- the LOC135488790 gene encoding uncharacterized protein LOC135488790 isoform X3, yielding MALVATPMIGPELIAPSMPAPRQLILPPSMPVIQDVHEEKTKTDSVVKFRWNRTYLTHSKEVLLEGDFLEGKPLPLRWNDRLELYESEQTKVPCDHHICLLRINGDLLLLDSFEVNCYTFEVNLSLREEFDVTPEPECIENIADSIQAKASSLSISSAHSNISMEDLDESRDDEMTHSAGSGSIKLSGRYKDLVQKQMRMSGNESDSSERSMSQHVNGKYEEVGYSTMSVTSTSRLKSSFRGQSDGMLHASSKGISLSQDADRLSTSSYNRPPSRRSNFSDTKTDSRLSNYSKSSEQELNSYFENSRKTTLMSVRPSLPVWGTSDRPSSTNSMLSATQQFPPIDHRSLTPEMHHTSQPSIMSPLRTMRAAPVSSGNSSRTVTPVVAYDPFEHNSGASRYHELEETLLSQKHTLDDKESEIRSLHSDVSDLRSENRMLNNQLRDMERRQEVNHNGDDSYNRLLAEKENLATELYKMRNQRNLNGQRNRDSVSIDCYDPDNPEVLKEKLADLQSQVQDLQEASESASSELNRAERRINELVQDNENLQTLGGVSVEDIQAENQYLRQQVERLNERNSKLLNDSDTRGRDEMQAMRSDVRTLRDRNQQVNEDNMRLREELRDLRQRSDESLRKLRRSAPSPKFHDTTTGSGGYRSGHDDTSGRYRGGLDDFVPGYSGHTSPPRSSSKISDQMSPTDEPKNYSTLHTYSPPTKDYHKSITPKYSPPMRADHSIGKTYCRKDCDASPSYYVDDVSPSRKHRYSNHFDDDTSSTSSILSEVERELMLISGGSSSRRHNRSRSFEPKKSRGSASDRDARVLSPAGFRSCTPPPTVTQANKAALGFPTKKSILSTTGKRPFAPRSPGDIPIGAVVKFSRQNGKISKGLVRYIGHLPGRHDTYLGLELENEAGKHDGMYNNERYFTCKPNKGVFVVFNKIVMCWA
- the LOC135488790 gene encoding uncharacterized protein LOC135488790 isoform X2, which encodes MALVATPMIGPELIAPSMPAPRQLILPPSMPVIQDVHEEKTKTDSVVKFRWNRTYLTHSKEVLLEGDFLEGKPLPLRWNDRLELYESEQTKVPCDHHICLLRINGDLLLLDSFEVNCYTFEVNLSLREEFDVTPEPECIENIADSIQAKASSLSISSAHSNISMEDLDESRDDEMTHSAGSGSIKLSGRYKDLVQKQMRMSGNESDSSERSMSQHVNGKYEEVGYSTMSVTSTSRLKSSFRGQSDGMLHASSKGISLSQDADRLSTSSYNRPPSRRSNFSDTKTDSRLSNYSKSSEQELNSYFENSRKTTLMSVRPSLPVWGTSDRPSSTNSMLSATQQFPPIDHRSLTPEMHHTSQPSIMSPLRTMRAAPVSSGNSSRTVTPVVAYDPFEHNSGASRYHELEETLLSQKHTLDDKESEIRSLHSDVSDLRSENRMLNNQLRDMERRQEVNHNGDDSYNRLLAEKENLATELYKMRNQRNLNGQRNRDSVSIDCYDPDNPEVLKEKLADLQSQVQDLQEASESASSELNRAERRINELVQDNENLQTLGGVSVEDIQAENQYLRQQVERLNERNSKLLNDSDTRGRDEMQAMRSDVRTLRDRNQQVNEDNMRLREELRDLRQRSDESLRKLRRSAPSPKFHDTTTGSGGYRSGHDDTSGRYRGGLDDFVPGYSGHTSPPRSSSKISDEHEQYNPMLTDRSDSTAYLTSSMHTKDYIDNELSDNEVELSDQYLRRTRSKSPRPSDGFKSSPSSNSRHKASPSYYVDDVSPSRKHRYSNHFDDDTSSTSSILSEVERELMLISGGSSSRRHNRSRSFEPKKSRGSASDRDARVLSPAGFRSCTPPPTVTQANKAALGFPTKKSILSTTGKRPFAPRSPGDIPIGAVVKFSRQNGKISKGLVRYIGHLPGRHDTYLGLELENEAGKHDGMYNNERYFTCKPNKGVFVVFNKIVMCWA
- the LOC135488790 gene encoding uncharacterized protein LOC135488790 isoform X1, whose protein sequence is MALVATPMIGPELIAPSMPAPRQLILPPSMPVIQDVHEEKTKTDSVVKFRWNRTYLTHSKEVLLEGDFLEGKPLPLRWNDRLELYESEQTKVPCDHHICLLRINGDLLLLDSFEVNCYTFEVNLSLREEFDVTPEPECIENIADSIQAKASSLSISSAHSNISMEDLDESRDDEMTHSAGSGSIKLSGRYKDLVQKQMRMSGNESDSSERSMSQHVNGKYEEVGYSTMSVTSTSRLKSSFRGQSDGMLHASSKGISLSQDADRLSTSSYNRPPSRRSNFSDTKTDSRLSNYSKSSEQELNSYFENSRKTTLMSVRPSLPVWGTSDRPSSTNSMLSATQQFPPIDHRSLTPEMHHTSQPSIMSPLRTMRAAPVSSGNSSRTVTPVVAYDPFEHNSGASRYHELEETLLSQKHTLDDKESEIRSLHSDVSDLRSENRMLNNQLRDMERRQEVNHNGDDSYNRLLAEKENLATELYKMRNQRNLNGQRNRDSVSIDCYDPDNPEVLKEKLADLQSQVQDLQEASESASSELNRAERRINELVQDNENLQTLGGVSVEDIQAENQYLRQQVERLNERNSKLLNDSDTRGRDEMQAMRSDVRTLRDRNQQVNEDNMRLREELRDLRQRSDESLRKLRRSAPSPKFHDTTTGSGGYRSGHDDTSGRYRGGLDDFVPGYSGHTSPPRSSSKISDQMSPTDEPKNYSTLHTYSPPTKDYHKSITPKYSPPMRADHSIGKTYCRKDCDDEHEQYNPMLTDRSDSTAYLTSSMHTKDYIDNELSDNEVELSDQYLRRTRSKSPRPSDGFKSSPSSNSRHKASPSYYVDDVSPSRKHRYSNHFDDDTSSTSSILSEVERELMLISGGSSSRRHNRSRSFEPKKSRGSASDRDARVLSPAGFRSCTPPPTVTQANKAALGFPTKKSILSTTGKRPFAPRSPGDIPIGAVVKFSRQNGKISKGLVRYIGHLPGRHDTYLGLELENEAGKHDGMYNNERYFTCKPNKGVFVVFNKIVMCWA
- the LOC135488790 gene encoding uncharacterized protein LOC135488790 isoform X4, with amino-acid sequence MALVATPMIGPELIAPSMPAPRQLILPPSMPVIQDVHEEKTKTDSVVKFRWNRTYLTHSKEVLLEGDFLEGKPLPLRWNDRLELYESEQTKVPCDHHICLLRINGDLLLLDSFEVNCYTFEVNLSLREEFDVTPEPECIENIADSIQAKASSLSISSAHSNISMEDLDESRDDEMTHSAGSGSIKLSGRYKDLVQKQMRMSGNESDSSERSMSQHVNGKYEEVGYSTMSVTSTSRLKSSFRGQSDGMLHASSKGISLSQDADRLSTSSYNRPPSRRSNFSDTKTDSRLSNYSKSSEQELNSYFENSRKTTLMSVRPSLPVWGTSDRPSSTNSMLSATQQFPPIDHRSLTPEMHHTSQPSIMSPLRTMRAAPVSSGNSSRTVTPVVAYDPFEHNSGASRYHELEETLLSQKHTLDDKESEIRSLHSDVSDLRSENRMLNNQLRDMERRQEVNHNGDDSYNRLLAEKENLATELYKMRNQRNLNGQRNRDSVSIDCYDPDNPEVLKEKLADLQSQVQDLQEASESASSELNRAERRINELVQDNENLQTLGGVSVEDIQAENQYLRQQVERLNERNSKLLNDSDTRGRDEMQAMRSDVRTLRDRNQQVNEDNMRLREELRDLRQRSDESLRKLRRSAPSPKFHDTTTGSGGYRSGHDDTSGRYRGGLDDFVPGYSGHTSPPRSSSKISASPSYYVDDVSPSRKHRYSNHFDDDTSSTSSILSEVERELMLISGGSSSRRHNRSRSFEPKKSRGSASDRDARVLSPAGFRSCTPPPTVTQANKAALGFPTKKSILSTTGKRPFAPRSPGDIPIGAVVKFSRQNGKISKGLVRYIGHLPGRHDTYLGLELENEAGKHDGMYNNERYFTCKPNKGVFVVFNKIVMCWA
- the LOC135488790 gene encoding uncharacterized protein LOC135488790 isoform X5 → MEDLDESRDDEMTHSAGSGSIKLSGRYKDLVQKQMRMSGNESDSSERSMSQHVNGKYEEVGYSTMSVTSTSRLKSSFRGQSDGMLHASSKGISLSQDADRLSTSSYNRPPSRRSNFSDTKTDSRLSNYSKSSEQELNSYFENSRKTTLMSVRPSLPVWGTSDRPSSTNSMLSATQQFPPIDHRSLTPEMHHTSQPSIMSPLRTMRAAPVSSGNSSRTVTPVVAYDPFEHNSGASRYHELEETLLSQKHTLDDKESEIRSLHSDVSDLRSENRMLNNQLRDMERRQEVNHNGDDSYNRLLAEKENLATELYKMRNQRNLNGQRNRDSVSIDCYDPDNPEVLKEKLADLQSQVQDLQEASESASSELNRAERRINELVQDNENLQTLGGVSVEDIQAENQYLRQQVERLNERNSKLLNDSDTRGRDEMQAMRSDVRTLRDRNQQVNEDNMRLREELRDLRQRSDESLRKLRRSAPSPKFHDTTTGSGGYRSGHDDTSGRYRGGLDDFVPGYSGHTSPPRSSSKISDQMSPTDEPKNYSTLHTYSPPTKDYHKSITPKYSPPMRADHSIGKTYCRKDCDDEHEQYNPMLTDRSDSTAYLTSSMHTKDYIDNELSDNEVELSDQYLRRTRSKSPRPSDGFKSSPSSNSRHKASPSYYVDDVSPSRKHRYSNHFDDDTSSTSSILSEVERELMLISGGSSSRRHNRSRSFEPKKSRGSASDRDARVLSPAGFRSCTPPPTVTQANKAALGFPTKKSILSTTGKRPFAPRSPGDIPIGAVVKFSRQNGKISKGLVRYIGHLPGRHDTYLGLELENEAGKHDGMYNNERYFTCKPNKGVFVVFNKIVMCWA